In Bacillus sp. DX3.1, the following proteins share a genomic window:
- the menC gene encoding o-succinylbenzoate synthase, whose translation MQIKKATLYITEMPLVIPFAASYGTYEMRESIIIELEDTDGYIGFGEVVAFSEPWYTEETVTTAFHMLQDFLLPDLFKAEVTHPKEIPHVFQHIKRNRMAKAGIEGAIWDLYAKRQNQSLANLLGGTQSEIEVGVVIGLDTVPNMLKRIEMYAQEGYRRFKVKIKPELDYELLREIRKAFPKIPLMADANSAYTLTNIEQLKRLDEFDLMMIEQPLADHDFLDHAELQKQIETPICLDESIHSLEDARVAITLGSCRIVNIKPGRVGGLTESIQIHDYCQQHDIPVWCGGMVEMGISRAQNIALASLPNFTIPGDISASSRHWEQDIITPEVTLQSGKVLVPEKARFGYEVNRVRLEEITKQRIICER comes from the coding sequence ATGCAAATAAAAAAGGCGACACTTTATATAACAGAAATGCCTCTTGTGATTCCTTTTGCGGCGAGTTATGGGACGTATGAAATGCGAGAAAGTATCATTATTGAACTAGAAGATACAGACGGGTATATCGGATTTGGAGAGGTCGTTGCTTTTTCAGAGCCATGGTATACAGAAGAGACAGTAACAACAGCGTTTCATATGCTTCAGGATTTTTTATTGCCAGATTTATTTAAAGCTGAGGTTACACATCCGAAAGAAATTCCTCACGTATTTCAGCATATCAAACGGAATCGGATGGCAAAAGCAGGAATAGAAGGAGCCATTTGGGACCTGTATGCGAAACGTCAAAATCAATCGTTAGCGAATTTACTTGGCGGAACGCAATCAGAAATTGAAGTCGGTGTGGTAATTGGTTTGGATACCGTTCCGAATATGTTAAAACGAATCGAAATGTACGCACAAGAAGGCTATAGACGTTTTAAAGTGAAAATAAAGCCAGAACTTGATTATGAGTTGCTCAGAGAAATACGCAAAGCATTTCCAAAGATTCCATTAATGGCAGATGCAAACTCCGCATATACGTTAACGAATATTGAACAGTTAAAACGATTGGATGAATTTGATTTAATGATGATTGAACAGCCGTTAGCTGATCACGATTTTCTTGATCATGCTGAGTTGCAAAAACAAATAGAAACACCTATTTGTTTAGATGAAAGTATTCATAGTTTAGAAGATGCAAGGGTGGCAATTACACTTGGGAGTTGTCGCATTGTGAATATTAAACCTGGAAGAGTGGGTGGACTAACGGAGTCGATTCAGATTCATGATTATTGTCAGCAGCATGATATACCTGTTTGGTGCGGCGGTATGGTGGAGATGGGAATTTCACGTGCACAAAACATTGCTTTAGCATCTTTGCCGAACTTTACAATTCCAGGTGATATTTCTGCTTCTAGTAGGCATTGGGAACAAGATATTATTACGCCCGAAGTGACGTTGCAAAGTGGAAAGGTTCTTGTACCTGAGAAAGCTAGGTTTGGATATGAAGTAAACCGGGTAAGACTAGAAGAAATCACAAAGCAACGCATTATATGTGAGAGGTGA